One Tetrapisispora phaffii CBS 4417 chromosome 3, complete genome DNA segment encodes these proteins:
- the PEP12 gene encoding SNAP receptor PEP12 (similar to Saccharomyces cerevisiae PEP12 (YOR036W); ancestral locus Anc_5.630), whose product MQPDFDSQDDSGVNKYSDSPEFDALKDRIIEQLFEINGQINTINQFSSTLEKFLNNEGDNSLNVKVIDNIDKKAIQNIEKIKGLISVINEEVCKVEKIEVAELNQLQIIAKDKIIRDIRSSIKEFQNLQKRYTALIKRINEKARLQLENKHALLVEEENEATQHVGQAPVQIQNKNIVIPRESINNEEFAYQQNLIRQRDEEIINIERGITEINDIFTDLSNVIQDQGMIVDNIEANIYSTLDNTQLASNELNKAMRYQRKSSKWCLYLLMILTIMLFFMMLVILI is encoded by the coding sequence ATGCAACCTGATTTTGATTCTCAAGATGACTCTGGGGTTAATAAGTACAGTGACTCCCCGGAATTTGATGCGTTAAAGGATCGTATAATTGAGCAGTTGTTTGAAATCAATGGGCAGATAAACACCATTAACCAGTTTAGTTCAACTTTGGAaaagtttttgaataatgagGGAGATAATTCTCTAAATGTAAAAGTTATAGATAACATTGATAAAAAAgctattcaaaatattgaaaagattaaagGGCTGATAAGTGTAATAAATGAAGAAGTTTGTAAAGTTGAGAAGATCGAGGTTGCAGAGCTGAACCAACTACAAATAATTGCAAAggataaaataataagagATATACGTTCTTCCATAAAAGAGTTTCAGAATTTACAAAAACGTTACACTGCGTTGATAAAAAGAATCAATGAAAAGGCTAGACTTCAATTGGAGAATAAACATGCATTGTTAGtcgaagaagaaaatgagGCAACTCAGCATGTAGGTCAAGCTCCAGTACAaatacaaaacaaaaatatagtCATTCCAAGAGAAagtattaataatgaagaatttgCATACCAACAGAATCTGATACGACAAAGAGATGAAGAgattataaatattgaaagagGTATAACtgaaataaatgatatttttactGATCTCAGTAACGTTATCCAAGATCAAGGTATGATTGTTGACAACATTGAAGCAAATATTTATTCTACTTTGGATAATACCCAGTTAGCAtctaatgaattaaataaagcAATGAGATACCAAAGAAAATCAAGCAAATGGTGTTTGTATTTGTTGATGATCTTAACAATAATGCTTTTTTTTATGATGTTAGTTATTCTTATTTAG
- the CIA1 gene encoding iron-sulfur cluster assembly protein CIA1 (similar to Saccharomyces cerevisiae CIA1 (YDR267C); ancestral locus Anc_5.631) codes for MKLLRSFKLHNDKIWSIDYSSGLLATASSDLRIKILRIGDIGSDDIDEKNKENDDDDNRLLDELDDSAHKKTIRSVAWRPNSNILAAGSFDSTISIWSKEDYQEDEVAGNNFSMDLLAIIEGHENEVKSVAWSQDGYFLATCSRDKSVWIWEADEVGEEYECVSVLQEHSQDIKHVVWHPTQNVLASSSYDDTIRVWKEFDEDWECAAVLNGHEGTVWCSDFEHSSVEKNDSMRLCSGSDDAKVKVWKFDGVNEDSEDIWICESTLPPVHSGPVYSVCWNDDGLIASAGSDGVIAIYKEDETLKGKWNCIEKNEKSHTFFEINCIKWIKNNNDETLLLSASDDGHVNMWNVNKN; via the coding sequence ATGAAGTTACTGAGATCATTTAAGTTGCATAACGACAAAATATGGAGTATTGACTATTCTTCTGGACTTCTTGCAACTGCATCGTCTGATCTACGCATTAAGATCTTAAGAATTGGTGATATAGGTTCAGATGACATTGATGAAAAGAATAAAGAAAACGATGATGATGACAATCGATTACTAGATGAATTAGATGATAGTGCacataaaaaaacaatacgATCTGTGGCATGGAGACCAAACTCCAACATTCTTGCCGCAGGATCTTTTGATTCTACAATCTCGATTTGGTCCAAAGAAGATTATCAAGAGGACGAGGTTGCtggaaataatttttcaatggaTTTATTAGCTATTATCGAAGGCCATGAGAACGAGGTTAAGAGTGTAGCTTGGTCCCAAGATGGATACTTTTTAGCTACTTGTTCCAGAGATAAGAGTGTATGGATTTGGGAAGCTGATGAAGTTGGTGAAGAATATGAATGTGTTAGTGTTCTCCAAGAACATAGCCAAGATATTAAACACGTTGTTTGGCACCCAACACAAAATGTTTTAGCTTCAAGTTCCTATGATGATACGATCAGAGTATGGAAGGAGTTTGATGAAGACTGGGAGTGTGCAGCTGTTTTAAATGGCCACGAGGGCACAGTTTGGTGTTCAGATTTTGAACATTCATCTGTTGAAAAAAACGATTCTATGAGACTTTGTAGCGGCAGTGATGATGCAAAAGTTAAAGTTTGGAAATTCGATGGAGTCAATGAAGATTCGGAAGATATTTGGATATGTGAGTCAACACTTCCTCCAGTACACTCCGGTCCTGTTTATAGCGTATGTTGGAATGATGATGGTTTAATTGCAAGTGCTGGTTCTGATGGTGTCATAGCTATATACAAGGAAGATGAGACTTTGAAAGGTAAGTGGAATTGCATAGAGAAGAATGAGAAAAGTCatacattttttgaaatcaattgTATCAAGTGgataaagaataataacGATGAAACACTATTATTGAGTGCTAGTGATGATGGGCACGTAAACATGTGgaatgtaaataaaaactaA
- the CYC2 gene encoding oxidoreductase (similar to Saccharomyces cerevisiae CYC2 (YOR037W); ancestral locus Anc_5.632), protein MFLQKSFVRLYSLNALKSTSRFNWKRHKVIYGLSCGALSFSIYMAYNSLSRFNDSPNLSTDHFTKYRISYKKDIDEEHFLLELTPILTQNQNLWQIIGSTKIWSVEIKQPEIMVVRNYTPLPFYFDASAGQIQLLKDGENADGKLMFYLKQYKNGEVARWIHGLGINDTVELRGPYIEYEFPNPNHEMKRDRNILKDLEKTTHATEQKQIFKYEPLNILMFTAGTGVVPALQLLLTESPFYGTMHLFHSCKTKSELGPLSKYLDVLDKQNRIKLHMHESSKGGNIKDVNIKELLNQIPEPVPYKEMKSNGPHNNNTNPSLALVCGPDSFITTVAGEKYDFSQGPVGGLLKEKGWDNQNVYKFP, encoded by the coding sequence ATGTTTCTACAAAAATCATTTGTGCGATTATATTCTCTTAATGCATTGAAATCAACTTCACGGTTCAATTGGAAAAGACATAAAGTGATATATGGGTTATCTTGCGGGGCTCTATCGTTCTCAATATATATGGCGTATAACTCACTGTCTCGATTCAATGATTCTCCAAACCTGTCAACTGATCATTTTACAAAGTATAGAATTAGCTACAAGAAAGACATTGATGAAGaacattttttattagaattgACACCTATCTTGACACAGAATCAGAATTTGTGGCAGATAATAGGATCTACAAAAATTTGGTCAGTAGAAATAAAACAACCTGAAATTATGGTTGTTAGAAACTATACTCCCTTGCCGTTTTATTTTGATGCTTCTGCAGGCCAGATACAGTTGCTGAAAGATGGAGAGAATGCCGATGGTAAACTAATGTTctatttaaaacaatataaaaatggTGAAGTTGCAAGATGGATACATGGTCTTGGTATTAACGATACCGTGGAGTTGCGAGGACCTTATATAGAATACGAATTCCCAAATCCTAACCATGAGATGAAGAGAGatagaaatatattaaaggaTCTAGAAAAAACTACTCATGCAACTGAACAAAAgcaaatattcaaatacgAACCACTGAATATTCTAATGTTTACAGCAGGTACAGGTGTAGTACCTGCTTTGCAGTTGCTCTTGACAGAATCTCCATTTTATGGAACTATGCATCTTTTCCATTCCTGTAAGACCAAATCAGAATTGGGACCTCtttctaaatatttagaCGTCCTTGataaacaaaatagaaTAAAACTGCACATGCATGAATCTAGTAAGGGCGGAAACATCAAGGATGTCAATATCAAGGAACTGCTAAACCAAATCCCAGAACCAGTTCCATATAAAGAAATGAAATCGAATGGACCtcacaataataatactaacCCTTCGTTAGCGTTGGTTTGTGGACCTGATTCATTCATCACAACAGTTGCTGGTGAGAAATACGATTTTTCGCAGGGACCAGTTGGCGGTCTATTGAAGGAAAAAGGCTGGGACAATcaaaatgtatataaatttcCATAA